One Mycolicibacterium sarraceniae genomic window carries:
- the istB gene encoding IS21-like element helper ATPase IstB, which yields MTIHDPSLRAALKTLKLTGMLDTLDARLAQTRDGKLGHLEFLQVLCEDEIARRETAALARRVRRARFEQPNTFEDFDFTVSPKLPAAMLRDLAALRWLEAGESVILYGPVGVGKTHVAQALGHQVALRGGDIRFVKCSRMLADLAGGHADRTIGQRMREYTRPLVLIVDDFAMREHTPTQSDDLYDLVSDRAIAAKPLILTSNRAPKDWYPLFPNPVVAESLLDRLINTSHQVLMDGPSYRPRKRPGTKTT from the coding sequence ATGACCATTCACGATCCCAGCCTGCGGGCCGCACTGAAGACCCTCAAACTGACCGGCATGCTCGACACCCTCGATGCCCGCCTGGCTCAAACCCGCGACGGGAAACTCGGACACCTGGAATTCCTCCAAGTACTCTGCGAAGACGAAATCGCCCGCCGGGAGACCGCCGCCCTGGCCCGACGGGTCCGCCGCGCCCGCTTCGAACAGCCCAACACCTTCGAGGACTTCGACTTCACCGTCAGCCCGAAACTGCCCGCTGCGATGCTGCGCGACCTGGCCGCGTTGCGCTGGCTCGAGGCCGGTGAATCAGTGATTCTCTACGGACCCGTCGGAGTCGGGAAAACCCATGTGGCACAGGCACTCGGGCATCAAGTCGCACTCCGCGGCGGCGACATCCGCTTCGTCAAATGCTCCCGCATGCTCGCCGACCTCGCCGGCGGCCACGCCGACCGCACCATCGGACAACGCATGCGCGAATACACCCGCCCCCTGGTCCTGATCGTCGATGACTTCGCGATGCGTGAGCACACCCCCACCCAAAGCGACGACCTCTACGACCTTGTCTCCGACCGCGCCATCGCCGCCAAGCCCCTGATCCTGACCAGCAACCGGGCCCCGAAGGACTGGTACCCGCTGTTTCCGAACCCGGTCGTGGCCGAATCGCTGCTCGACCGACTCATCAACACCAGCCACCAAGTCCTCATGGACGGCCCGTCCTACCGACCCCGGAAACGACCCGGCACCAAGACCACCTGA
- a CDS encoding SIR2 family protein yields MGITANDLYSSIQGVFRRGLTIVVGSGASCHYGLPSMGALADHLQQAIPTAPGTLCEEGTAQWQRISAELAAGAGLESALGEGNLADSLADQLTSAIANHVKDAEATAISQILAEETISAFGRLFAHILRTSDVADVITTNYDRLLEVHAARAGVRMDTMFYGHTIGRLNESLSREELLQRQPTVGRGAKLTVRPRPHIRLSKPHGSLDWFSHNGECLRSDLALRGTQRIIAPGGNKYRLGYVSTAYCCAHCDDRSRRRPAASGRFCYQRPTVIVDSIKPGIGASNYLCLKANSAW; encoded by the coding sequence ATGGGGATCACCGCCAACGATCTCTACAGCTCCATTCAAGGCGTCTTCCGCCGTGGCCTGACAATTGTCGTGGGATCCGGCGCATCGTGCCACTACGGACTGCCCAGTATGGGCGCCCTCGCCGACCACCTACAGCAAGCGATACCCACCGCGCCGGGCACTCTCTGTGAAGAAGGCACGGCCCAGTGGCAACGCATCAGCGCAGAACTCGCCGCAGGCGCGGGGCTGGAATCAGCCCTCGGCGAGGGCAACTTGGCTGACAGTCTTGCCGACCAATTGACCTCCGCTATCGCTAACCACGTGAAGGACGCCGAAGCGACAGCAATATCGCAGATCCTCGCGGAAGAGACCATCTCGGCATTCGGGCGACTGTTCGCGCACATCCTGCGCACCAGCGACGTGGCCGACGTCATAACTACCAACTACGACCGTCTGCTCGAAGTCCACGCAGCAAGAGCGGGCGTCCGAATGGACACCATGTTCTATGGGCACACGATCGGACGGTTGAACGAGTCGCTAAGCCGAGAAGAGCTCCTCCAACGGCAGCCCACCGTTGGCCGGGGCGCAAAGTTGACAGTCAGACCACGTCCTCATATCCGACTATCGAAACCGCATGGCAGTCTGGACTGGTTCAGCCACAACGGAGAGTGCCTTCGCAGCGATCTGGCCTTGCGAGGAACGCAACGCATCATCGCGCCCGGGGGGAACAAGTACCGGCTCGGCTACGTATCGACAGCATATTGTTGCGCGCACTGCGACGACCGCAGTCGAAGAAGGCCGGCTGCTTCCGGCCGATTCTGTTACCAGCGTCCGACAGTCATCGTTGACTCCATCAAACCTGGGATCGGTGCTTCGAATTACCTTTGCCTGAAGGCAAATTCGGCCTGGTAG
- a CDS encoding ImmA/IrrE family metallo-endopeptidase: MPPIAEKVDAYSTWHDDKPFVFLARRRSPEGMRFDVAHELGHLVLHPAAACDDTAQEREANEFASEFLIPGDAIPEYLRSNPPISDLLEVRDQFKVSATALAHATHAAGRMTDWAYRNTCIELSGRGFRKGEPGGMPNHEMSRVFPQILGTRGTVTARQVAAELRVPVQEVRALTFGVELGAAAAGVDAPAMNNAATMSHSQLRLVR, from the coding sequence TTGCCACCTATCGCCGAGAAGGTGGACGCCTACTCCACCTGGCACGACGACAAACCGTTTGTGTTCTTGGCACGCCGGCGGTCCCCTGAGGGAATGCGGTTCGATGTCGCCCATGAACTCGGGCACCTTGTGCTACATCCAGCCGCTGCCTGTGACGACACAGCACAGGAGCGTGAGGCTAATGAGTTTGCCTCCGAGTTCCTGATCCCCGGTGACGCCATTCCGGAATACCTGCGGAGCAACCCTCCGATTTCGGATCTACTTGAGGTTCGGGATCAGTTCAAGGTCTCGGCAACGGCTCTAGCACACGCGACGCACGCCGCAGGACGCATGACCGACTGGGCCTACCGCAACACATGCATCGAGCTATCAGGTCGCGGGTTCCGAAAGGGCGAGCCGGGCGGAATGCCGAACCATGAGATGTCACGAGTGTTCCCCCAAATCCTCGGAACCCGGGGCACAGTCACCGCAAGACAGGTCGCCGCGGAGCTCCGTGTGCCAGTCCAGGAAGTCCGAGCGTTGACGTTCGGCGTCGAGCTAGGCGCCGCCGCTGCCGGTGTGGATGCGCCAGCCATGAACAACGCCGCGACGATGAGCCATTCGCAGCTGCGGTTGGTTCGTTGA
- a CDS encoding helix-turn-helix domain-containing protein, which yields MTSGKGAATEVSYIADDDEPVTVDFDRVDAEHPDRFLDPDRIRIARARRGLTKAELARALGVTPRSITRYESGEAPRDSAETLSQALEFPAEFFTAPDAPEIEMRTVSFRAARRATARHRGAAVAAGSIGIEIDRWISRRFILPLVDVPTHPGEQPRLAARLVRAEWGLGTRPLPNAVQLAESRGVRV from the coding sequence GTGACATCCGGTAAGGGTGCGGCGACCGAAGTCAGCTACATCGCGGACGACGATGAGCCGGTCACGGTGGACTTCGACCGCGTCGATGCCGAGCATCCTGACCGGTTCCTCGATCCAGACCGCATCCGTATCGCTCGCGCCCGTCGCGGACTAACCAAGGCTGAGCTGGCGCGGGCACTTGGGGTGACGCCGAGGTCGATCACCCGGTACGAATCCGGTGAAGCCCCCCGTGATTCCGCGGAGACTCTGTCGCAGGCCCTGGAGTTCCCAGCAGAATTCTTCACTGCCCCGGATGCGCCCGAGATCGAGATGAGGACCGTCAGTTTCCGCGCCGCCCGGCGAGCGACGGCACGACACCGCGGCGCCGCGGTGGCCGCGGGGTCGATCGGGATCGAGATCGACCGGTGGATCTCGAGGCGATTCATCCTGCCTCTCGTAGACGTGCCTACCCACCCGGGGGAACAGCCGCGTCTCGCGGCACGCCTGGTGCGGGCCGAGTGGGGGTTGGGGACACGGCCGCTGCCTAACGCAGTGCAGCTGGCCGAATCACGCGGCGTGCGGGTATAA